In a genomic window of uncultured Sphaerochaeta sp.:
- a CDS encoding 4Fe-4S binding protein, with the protein MKTSKKRHGRLRSVVQIAFFVWVLLIVLVSEAIERGWNLPFDIKTASLHALCPFGGVVTLYNLVKTGVLVKKIHDSAVVLAGLGVVLAILFGPVLCGWICPLGTVQEWVGKLGRKLFKRRYNTFVPAKIDRVLRLLRYVVLVWVLVMTALTATLVFQEYDPYYALFSIIHGEVAIGGMVILVIILLLSLVVERPFCKYACPYGAFLGLFNRIRIFKIRRVSSTCISCNACSRACPMNIDVAHKETVKDVQCISCMECTSDTSCPVDKTVVFSTAKGGRHLSVNKVGLLTVGILIGGILLSVAFGLWQTTSSKQPVLIKTGSFAGMPDPADIRGSYSYQDVTNAFAVPVDVLLSAFQSQNGAQRIGDLEALWLGNIPEGAEVGTDSVRLFVALYTGIAFEAEEGTLLPVSAIEVLEQLQKNTDPRFAELKASAVALPEGLEAAPVTTTTVVSVTGKTTVQDLLNAGYQLSDLEKILGKIDNKLSSVKTLAESQGLEFSAVKAEIAAL; encoded by the coding sequence ATGAAAACTTCCAAGAAACGACATGGTCGCTTGCGGTCTGTAGTGCAAATCGCCTTTTTTGTCTGGGTACTTCTGATCGTACTGGTTTCCGAAGCAATCGAGCGGGGATGGAATCTTCCCTTTGATATCAAGACAGCCAGCTTGCATGCCCTCTGCCCCTTCGGCGGGGTGGTGACACTCTACAACCTGGTGAAAACCGGGGTGCTGGTCAAGAAAATCCACGATTCAGCGGTGGTGCTTGCCGGCTTGGGTGTGGTTCTGGCAATTCTGTTCGGACCGGTGCTCTGCGGTTGGATCTGCCCCTTGGGGACGGTACAGGAGTGGGTTGGGAAACTGGGCAGGAAACTTTTCAAGCGCAGGTACAACACCTTTGTGCCCGCCAAGATCGATCGCGTACTCAGACTTTTGCGCTATGTCGTGCTGGTCTGGGTGTTGGTGATGACCGCCCTCACGGCAACGCTTGTCTTCCAGGAGTATGACCCCTACTATGCTCTCTTTTCAATCATACATGGCGAGGTTGCCATCGGTGGCATGGTGATCCTGGTCATCATCCTGCTCCTCTCCTTGGTGGTGGAACGACCTTTCTGCAAGTATGCCTGCCCGTATGGAGCGTTCCTTGGCTTGTTCAACCGCATCCGCATCTTCAAGATCCGTAGGGTGAGCTCAACCTGCATCAGTTGCAATGCCTGCAGTCGTGCGTGCCCGATGAACATTGATGTGGCACACAAGGAGACGGTGAAGGACGTGCAGTGCATCTCCTGTATGGAGTGCACCAGCGATACTTCGTGCCCTGTGGACAAGACCGTGGTTTTCAGCACGGCAAAGGGTGGCCGCCATCTTTCGGTCAACAAGGTTGGTCTGCTTACGGTAGGGATTCTGATCGGCGGCATCTTGCTCTCGGTTGCCTTTGGCCTCTGGCAAACCACCAGTTCCAAACAACCTGTACTCATCAAGACAGGAAGTTTCGCCGGCATGCCCGATCCTGCAGATATCCGCGGTTCCTATAGTTATCAGGATGTTACCAATGCGTTTGCTGTTCCTGTGGATGTCCTGCTCTCTGCCTTCCAGTCACAGAACGGGGCGCAGAGGATTGGGGATCTTGAGGCGCTGTGGCTTGGAAACATCCCCGAGGGAGCGGAGGTGGGAACCGATTCGGTCCGCTTGTTTGTAGCCCTGTATACCGGGATAGCCTTTGAAGCAGAGGAAGGCACCCTGCTGCCTGTCAGCGCCATCGAGGTGCTTGAACAGTTGCAAAAGAATACCGATCCTCGGTTTGCAGAGCTCAAGGCGAGTGCCGTTGCTCTTCCCGAAGGACTTGAGGCGGCCCCTGTCACGACGACCACTGTGGTGTCCGTAACAGGAAAAACAACGGTACAGGACCTGCTCAATGCGGGCTACCAGCTCAGCGACTTGGAAAAGATCCTGGGAAAGATTGACAACAAGCTTTCCTCGGTCAAGACGCTTGCAGAGAGTCAGGGCCTTGAGTTCTCTGCAGTAAAAGCAGAAATAGCCGCTCTTTAG
- a CDS encoding AEC family transporter encodes MIASSFVQMLPILLVVLGGYVLSGIYSIKVEDLVKIVSDFFMPALIFISLVQSDLSGSTIADIAKASSLVCILLFALALAWAKLFKQDIRSTVPPLVFMNSGFLGIPLMKLWGGMEAMNLILIYDQVQGIFMFTLGILVITGGLSRKSLLSMLHSPILWAVLVGFGARLVSLRIPVSLGNAFSFAGEAASPLAAFTLGVSIRNIRFSFSWSLIGALVLRFAGGYAIGYVAALAFGLSGMARTVVIVSTALPSAVFTSVLPLRYNLPNQFASTMVLTSTLLGVFTIPLSFALAG; translated from the coding sequence ATGATAGCCTCCTCATTCGTACAGATGTTGCCGATTCTCCTGGTAGTCCTGGGTGGATACGTGCTCAGTGGAATCTACTCCATCAAGGTGGAGGACCTGGTGAAAATCGTCTCCGATTTCTTCATGCCGGCCCTCATCTTCATCTCCCTGGTGCAGAGCGATCTCTCGGGTTCCACCATTGCCGACATAGCCAAGGCATCCTCCTTGGTGTGCATCCTGCTCTTCGCGCTTGCACTTGCGTGGGCCAAACTCTTCAAGCAGGATATCAGGAGTACCGTACCCCCCTTGGTTTTCATGAACTCCGGTTTTCTGGGCATCCCCCTGATGAAATTGTGGGGAGGCATGGAGGCCATGAATCTCATCCTGATCTATGACCAGGTACAAGGTATCTTCATGTTCACCCTCGGTATTCTGGTCATTACCGGCGGGCTGAGCAGGAAAAGCCTGCTTTCCATGCTTCACTCGCCCATCCTTTGGGCGGTACTGGTGGGCTTTGGAGCCCGGCTGGTATCACTCAGGATTCCCGTTTCCCTGGGAAACGCATTCTCCTTTGCAGGGGAAGCAGCCTCGCCATTGGCCGCATTCACCTTGGGTGTCTCAATCAGAAACATCAGGTTTTCCTTCAGTTGGAGCCTTATCGGGGCACTGGTGCTCCGCTTTGCAGGAGGCTACGCGATTGGGTACGTGGCAGCATTGGCATTCGGCTTGTCAGGCATGGCAAGGACGGTGGTCATTGTCTCCACCGCCCTGCCTTCAGCAGTCTTCACCAGTGTGTTGCCGCTGCGTTACAATCTTCCCAACCAGTTCGCCAGTACCATGGTACTGACATCCACTCTGCTGGGAGTATTCACCATTCCCCTCTCCTTTGCCTTGGCAGGCTAA
- a CDS encoding bifunctional diguanylate cyclase/phosphodiesterase, producing the protein MRKTQGYNRWATKSGYGVKNRSRTHIALQLFVLGIPIVLVIGFAFFQFYAHFERLLDQEKRSQYQTISEQCADLLLYKIEHDHQGLASLAKTLSGHSESEVLALLAALADPAISYTREEVPTSPFRAENGMVTFHQQFSLADGTQVSLQFSVPALTYQALPECPETQARTTMIWADEQGEIIWKFVNDALVASGPSSLFALVPSLESSTSRTESRVEQGNYISLHKLGSGYGYFYVEREDTLLKKAYLSILQASLSMAVLVMLILLVLLFFLLYRDHLYEKSLKKLAFEDELTGLPNKNHFVHEASQLLQRAGSSYAVMVIDIGKFKLINDQFGYTFGDTLLMYIAKVLPRFTTQDGVCARLSGDKFILLCSYRERKVLEKRIAALYTELKQFSFPHSSPFQLDILIGISLIENGRSSIDAAIDCALFALSSLKGKQNSGWNYYDLALKEQLLEESELEKVFTNALKDGQFFIMLQPKYTLSSTHLMGAEALVRWNHPTKGLVPPTEFINLLEKHNLLVKLDMFVLEQVCKLLTRWKAEQKPLFPISVNQSRSHLFSSDYERTLVTMVDQYGIDHKLMEFELTESLFTHDIRHLSQVMANLRSYGFSVSLDDFGSGYSSLTMLKDVTIDVIKLDQGFLKGTDNHKRGTVVVQHVINLAKSLGITTVAEGVETLEQVRMLTDLGCDAVQGFYFSEPLAIANYEALLIDDRPRVFS; encoded by the coding sequence ATGCGCAAAACGCAAGGGTATAACCGCTGGGCAACGAAATCCGGGTATGGGGTGAAGAACAGAAGTCGCACGCACATTGCCCTGCAACTCTTTGTTTTGGGTATTCCCATTGTCCTGGTCATCGGATTTGCCTTCTTTCAGTTCTATGCCCACTTCGAGCGGCTCCTCGACCAAGAGAAACGCAGCCAGTACCAAACCATCAGTGAACAGTGTGCAGACTTGCTTTTGTACAAGATAGAGCATGATCACCAGGGGCTTGCTTCCTTGGCAAAAACCCTCTCCGGCCATTCGGAGAGCGAGGTTCTTGCACTGCTTGCCGCACTTGCAGACCCTGCAATCTCGTATACTCGGGAGGAAGTCCCCACTTCCCCTTTCCGGGCGGAGAACGGTATGGTCACCTTCCATCAGCAGTTCAGTCTCGCTGACGGTACCCAAGTGTCGTTGCAGTTCTCTGTGCCTGCATTGACCTACCAAGCCTTACCCGAGTGCCCCGAAACCCAGGCTCGTACGACCATGATATGGGCTGATGAGCAGGGTGAGATCATTTGGAAGTTCGTCAATGATGCATTGGTAGCTAGTGGTCCATCTTCCCTGTTTGCGCTGGTCCCTTCCTTGGAGAGCAGTACAAGCCGAACAGAAAGCAGAGTGGAACAAGGGAACTACATCTCTCTTCACAAACTTGGTTCAGGTTATGGGTATTTCTATGTTGAAAGAGAAGATACCTTGCTCAAGAAAGCGTATCTTTCCATCCTGCAGGCAAGCCTTTCCATGGCTGTGCTGGTGATGCTGATCCTGTTGGTTCTGCTTTTCTTCCTCTTGTATCGCGATCATCTCTATGAGAAATCGCTGAAGAAGCTTGCTTTCGAGGATGAGCTGACCGGCTTGCCGAACAAGAACCATTTCGTGCATGAAGCTTCCCAATTGCTGCAACGCGCCGGCAGTTCCTATGCGGTCATGGTCATTGATATCGGCAAGTTCAAGCTTATCAACGATCAGTTCGGCTATACCTTCGGCGATACCCTGCTGATGTACATTGCCAAGGTGCTTCCCCGCTTCACCACCCAGGATGGGGTGTGTGCACGCCTTTCCGGGGACAAGTTCATCCTGCTGTGCAGTTACCGTGAGCGCAAGGTCCTGGAAAAGCGCATCGCAGCCCTGTACACCGAGCTGAAGCAGTTCTCGTTTCCTCACTCCTCTCCCTTCCAGCTCGACATCCTCATCGGCATCTCCCTGATTGAGAATGGGCGATCCAGCATCGATGCAGCGATAGACTGTGCTTTGTTTGCACTCTCTTCGCTGAAGGGCAAGCAGAATTCGGGTTGGAACTACTACGACCTGGCCCTGAAGGAACAGTTGCTGGAGGAGAGCGAGCTGGAGAAGGTATTCACCAACGCGCTCAAGGACGGCCAGTTCTTCATCATGCTCCAGCCCAAGTATACACTTTCGTCCACCCATCTGATGGGTGCTGAGGCGTTGGTCCGGTGGAACCATCCGACCAAGGGCTTGGTGCCCCCCACTGAGTTCATCAACCTGCTGGAGAAGCACAATCTTCTGGTGAAACTGGATATGTTCGTATTGGAGCAGGTATGCAAACTGCTGACCCGCTGGAAGGCTGAACAAAAGCCGTTGTTCCCCATCTCGGTGAACCAGTCACGCTCGCACCTGTTCAGTTCCGATTATGAGCGGACGCTGGTCACCATGGTGGATCAGTATGGGATTGACCACAAGCTGATGGAGTTTGAACTGACCGAGAGTCTGTTCACCCATGATATCAGGCACCTTTCGCAGGTGATGGCCAATTTGCGCAGCTATGGTTTCAGCGTCTCCCTGGATGATTTCGGATCGGGTTACTCATCGCTGACCATGCTCAAGGATGTCACCATTGATGTCATCAAGCTTGACCAGGGCTTTCTCAAAGGTACGGATAACCATAAGCGAGGCACGGTGGTGGTCCAGCATGTCATCAACCTGGCCAAGAGCCTGGGTATCACCACTGTTGCTGAGGGTGTTGAAACCTTGGAGCAGGTGCGCATGCTCACCGACCTCGGCTGCGATGCAGTACAGGGATTCTACTTCAGCGAACCGTTGGCAATTGCCAATTACGAGGCTTTGCTCATCGATGATCGTCCCCGTGTTTTCTCCTGA